In one window of Haloimpatiens sp. FM7315 DNA:
- the rlmB gene encoding 23S rRNA (guanosine(2251)-2'-O)-methyltransferase RlmB produces MEGRNAVIEALKSGSTTIEYLLISKGEKSGSINTLIKLAKDKNIVIKEVDKRKLDSMSETGSHQGVMAIVTPFEYCDVKDILNSAKEKNEKPFIILLDEIEDPHNFGSIIRTAEVCGVHGIIIPKRRNVGVTPTVYKSSAGAVEHVKIAKVTNINKAIDELKDNGVWIYGADMHGKDYCFQADLSGSVALVIGSEGKGISKLTKSKCDLLVKIPMTGKINSLNASVAGGIIMYEILKQRIK; encoded by the coding sequence ATAGAGGGTAGAAATGCAGTAATTGAAGCTTTGAAATCAGGTAGCACCACTATAGAATATTTATTGATTTCAAAGGGTGAAAAATCAGGAAGTATTAACACTTTAATAAAGCTTGCAAAGGATAAGAATATAGTTATAAAAGAAGTAGATAAAAGAAAGTTAGATAGTATGTCCGAGACAGGATCTCACCAAGGTGTTATGGCTATAGTAACTCCCTTTGAATACTGTGATGTAAAAGATATATTAAACTCAGCAAAAGAAAAAAATGAGAAGCCTTTTATAATTCTATTAGATGAAATTGAAGATCCTCACAATTTTGGCTCTATAATTAGGACTGCTGAAGTTTGTGGAGTTCATGGAATAATAATACCAAAGAGAAGAAATGTTGGCGTTACCCCTACAGTTTATAAATCTTCAGCAGGAGCTGTTGAACACGTTAAAATAGCAAAGGTTACAAATATAAATAAGGCTATTGATGAATTGAAAGACAATGGAGTTTGGATATATGGAGCTGATATGCATGGTAAAGATTACTGTTTCCAAGCAGATTTATCTGGCTCAGTGGCTTTGGTTATAGGAAGTGAAGGTAAGGGAATATCTAAACTTACAAAATCAAAATGTGACTTGCTAGTGAAAATTCCTATGACAGGTAAAATTAATTCCCTAAATGCTTCTGTAGCAGGGGGAATAATAATGTATGAGATATTAAAACAAAGAATAAAATGA
- the rplA gene encoding 50S ribosomal protein L1, giving the protein MGKKYQESSKLVDRNALYTTQEALDLAVKTSKAKFDETIELAVRLGVDPRHADQQVRGAIVLPNGTGKSVKVLVFAKGDKAKEAEEAGADYVGAEELAQKIQSENWFDFDVVVATPDMMGVVGRLGRILGPKGLMPNPKSGTVTFDVSKALNEIKAGKVEYRVDKTSIIHVSIGKASFGVEKLLENFHVLMEAIIKAKPAALKGQYVKSVSLSSTMGPGVKVNPVKVLD; this is encoded by the coding sequence ATAGGTAAGAAATACCAAGAAAGTTCAAAGCTTGTAGATAGAAATGCGCTATACACAACTCAAGAAGCTTTAGATTTAGCTGTTAAAACTTCAAAAGCTAAGTTTGATGAAACTATAGAGCTAGCTGTAAGACTTGGAGTAGATCCAAGACATGCAGATCAACAAGTAAGAGGAGCAATAGTGCTTCCAAATGGAACAGGAAAATCAGTAAAAGTTTTAGTTTTCGCTAAAGGCGACAAAGCTAAAGAAGCTGAAGAAGCAGGCGCTGATTATGTAGGAGCTGAAGAATTAGCTCAAAAAATCCAAAGTGAAAACTGGTTTGATTTTGACGTAGTTGTTGCAACACCAGATATGATGGGCGTTGTTGGTAGATTAGGAAGAATTCTTGGACCTAAAGGTTTAATGCCTAACCCAAAATCAGGAACTGTAACATTTGATGTTTCAAAAGCATTAAATGAAATTAAAGCAGGTAAAGTTGAATATAGAGTTGACAAAACTTCTATAATTCACGTTTCAATTGGTAAAGCATCTTTTGGTGTTGAAAAATTATTAGAAAACTTCCACGTTTTAATGGAAGCTATAATAAAAGCAAAACCAGCTGCATTAAAAGGACAATATGTTAAATCAGTTTCTTTATCAAGCACAATGGGACCTGGAGTAAAAGTTAATCCAGTTAAAGTCTTAGATTAA
- the rplJ gene encoding 50S ribosomal protein L10 has translation MSNNRQMKEAKVQEIKEKLEKAEGVILAKYQGLTVEEDTELRKKLREAGVEYKVYKNTLTSIAAKELGFEGIVEHLNGPISIAFGYEDPTAPARVLNDFSKAHKKLELRAGIVQGEIYDEEKIKQLASIPSKEVLLAKLLGSFKAPLSNLAYLLNAVKEKKNQNKRSNAMNYNNSRKFGGAF, from the coding sequence GTGAGCAACAATAGACAAATGAAAGAAGCAAAAGTTCAGGAAATAAAAGAAAAACTTGAAAAAGCTGAAGGTGTTATCCTTGCAAAATATCAAGGATTGACAGTTGAAGAAGATACAGAATTGAGAAAGAAATTAAGAGAAGCTGGTGTTGAGTATAAAGTTTACAAAAACACATTAACTAGCATTGCTGCTAAAGAATTGGGTTTTGAAGGTATAGTTGAACATTTAAATGGACCTATATCAATAGCTTTTGGATACGAAGATCCAACTGCTCCAGCAAGAGTATTAAATGATTTCTCTAAAGCACATAAGAAATTAGAACTTAGAGCAGGAATAGTTCAAGGTGAGATATATGATGAGGAGAAGATAAAGCAACTTGCATCAATCCCATCAAAAGAAGTTTTACTTGCAAAACTTCTTGGAAGCTTCAAAGCTCCATTATCAAATCTTGCATACTTATTGAATGCTGTTAAAGAAAAAAAGAATCAGAACAAGCGTAGTAACGCGATGAATTATAATAATTCAAGAAAATTTGGAGGTGCATTTTAA
- the tuf gene encoding elongation factor Tu, whose translation MSKAKFERSKPHVNIGTIGHVDHGKTTLTAAITTVLSKAGKAEATKYDEIDKAPEEKERGITINTAHVEYETDNRHYAHVDCPGHADYVKNMITGAAQMDGAILVVSAADGPMPQTREHILLASRVGVNHIVVFLNKADMVDDPELLELVEMEVRELLSEYGFDGDGCPIITGSALEALQNPEDESKTKCIFELMDAVDEYIPTPERATDKDFLMPIEDVFTITGRGTVATGRVERGILHVGDEVEVVGLSEEKKKTVVTGVEMFRKLLDEAMAGDNIGALLRGVQRTEIERGQVLAKPNSVHPHSKFVGQVYVLKKEEGGRHTPFFNGYRPQFYFRTTDVTGSIALPEGTEMVVPGDHIDMNVELITQVAMEEGLRFAIREGGRTVGSGVVTSIVK comes from the coding sequence ATGTCAAAAGCAAAATTTGAAAGAAGTAAGCCACACGTAAATATAGGAACAATAGGTCACGTAGACCACGGTAAGACAACATTAACAGCAGCAATAACAACAGTATTATCAAAAGCAGGAAAAGCAGAAGCAACAAAATATGACGAAATAGATAAAGCACCAGAAGAAAAAGAAAGAGGAATTACAATCAACACAGCACACGTAGAGTATGAAACAGACAACAGACACTATGCACACGTTGACTGCCCAGGCCATGCTGACTATGTAAAGAACATGATAACAGGAGCAGCACAAATGGACGGAGCAATCCTAGTAGTAAGTGCAGCAGATGGTCCAATGCCACAAACAAGAGAGCATATACTACTAGCATCAAGAGTTGGAGTTAACCACATAGTAGTATTCTTAAATAAAGCAGATATGGTAGACGATCCAGAATTACTAGAATTAGTAGAAATGGAAGTAAGAGAACTATTAAGTGAATATGGATTTGACGGAGACGGATGTCCAATCATAACAGGATCAGCATTAGAAGCATTACAAAACCCAGAAGATGAATCAAAAACAAAATGCATATTTGAGTTAATGGATGCAGTAGATGAGTATATCCCAACACCAGAAAGAGCAACAGACAAAGACTTCTTAATGCCAATAGAAGATGTATTCACAATCACAGGAAGAGGAACAGTTGCAACAGGAAGAGTAGAAAGAGGAATCTTACACGTAGGCGACGAAGTAGAAGTAGTTGGACTAAGTGAAGAAAAGAAAAAGACAGTAGTAACAGGAGTAGAAATGTTCAGAAAGTTACTAGATGAAGCAATGGCAGGAGATAACATCGGAGCATTATTAAGAGGAGTACAAAGAACAGAAATCGAAAGAGGTCAAGTATTAGCAAAACCAAATTCAGTACACCCACACAGCAAATTTGTAGGTCAAGTATATGTATTGAAAAAAGAAGAAGGCGGAAGACATACACCATTCTTCAACGGATACAGACCACAATTCTACTTTAGAACAACAGACGTTACAGGATCAATAGCATTACCAGAAGGAACAGAAATGGTAGTACCAGGCGATCACATAGACATGAACGTTGAATTAATAACTCAAGTAGCAATGGAAGAAGGATTAAGATTTGCTATAAGAGAAGGCGGAAGAACAGTAGGTTCTGGAGTTGTTACTAGCATAGTTAAATAG
- the thyX gene encoding FAD-dependent thymidylate synthase, whose amino-acid sequence MALKVKLIEYTPNPERVIAAAAKLCYSASGIDEIAEKLTEENTEKFLNMLVSYGHESPIEHVSFTFAIEGVSRSLTHQLVRHRIASFSQQSQRYVKLKQFEYVIPDSVKADEEAKKIFIETMEKCQEAYNMLSDRLKEKYVNEGMTNSAAEKKAIEDARYVFPNACETKIVVTMNARSLMNFFRHRCCSRAQWEIRALASEMLKQVKLVAPVLFKYAGPSCLKGSCTEGKMSCGKINEMRKLYLDI is encoded by the coding sequence ATGGCGTTAAAGGTTAAATTAATAGAATATACTCCTAATCCTGAAAGGGTTATAGCAGCTGCTGCAAAACTTTGCTATAGTGCATCAGGGATAGATGAAATAGCAGAAAAACTAACTGAAGAAAATACTGAAAAATTTTTAAACATGTTAGTTTCTTATGGACATGAGTCACCTATAGAACATGTAAGTTTTACTTTTGCTATAGAAGGAGTGTCAAGAAGTTTAACTCATCAGTTAGTAAGACACAGAATAGCTTCTTTTTCTCAGCAAAGCCAAAGGTATGTAAAGTTAAAACAATTTGAGTATGTAATCCCAGATAGCGTGAAAGCGGATGAGGAAGCTAAAAAAATTTTTATTGAAACCATGGAAAAGTGTCAAGAGGCATACAATATGCTTTCGGACAGGCTTAAGGAAAAGTACGTAAATGAAGGAATGACAAATTCTGCTGCAGAAAAGAAAGCCATTGAGGATGCCAGATACGTTTTTCCAAATGCTTGTGAAACTAAGATAGTTGTTACTATGAATGCCAGAAGTCTTATGAATTTCTTTAGACATAGATGCTGTAGTAGAGCTCAGTGGGAAATACGTGCTCTTGCAAGTGAAATGTTAAAACAAGTAAAACTAGTTGCACCAGTATTATTTAAGTACGCAGGGCCAAGTTGTCTTAAAGGAAGCTGTACTGAGGGAAAGATGAGCTGCGGGAAAATTAATGAAATGAGAAAATTATATTTAGACATCTAA
- the rpmG gene encoding 50S ribosomal protein L33: MRVKVTLACTECKQRNYNTMKNKKNNPDRVEMNKYCKFCHKHTLHKETK, encoded by the coding sequence ATGAGAGTTAAAGTAACTTTAGCTTGTACAGAGTGCAAACAAAGAAATTACAATACAATGAAGAACAAGAAAAACAATCCAGACAGAGTAGAAATGAATAAATACTGCAAATTCTGCCATAAACATACACTTCATAAAGAAACAAAATAG
- the sigH gene encoding RNA polymerase sporulation sigma factor SigH — protein sequence MSGKKLGAGEEILSFENKLDEEVVMEAKKGNVSAQEYLINKYKNFVKAKSKSYFLIGADKEDIYQEGMIGLYKAIRDFKPDKLSSFKAFAELCVTRQIITAIKTATRQKHIPLNTYVSLNKPIYDEESDRTLLDILSGIKVTDPEELVISREEVNYIENEIGQILSDLEMEVLMSYLDGKSYQEIACDLDRHAKSIDNALQRVKRKLEKCLAKDKK from the coding sequence TTGAGTGGAAAAAAGCTCGGTGCTGGAGAGGAAATTCTTTCATTTGAAAACAAATTAGATGAAGAAGTTGTCATGGAAGCTAAAAAAGGGAATGTTTCAGCTCAAGAATATCTTATAAATAAATACAAGAATTTTGTAAAAGCAAAATCTAAGTCATATTTTCTTATAGGAGCAGATAAGGAAGACATATATCAGGAAGGTATGATAGGTTTATATAAGGCTATAAGAGATTTTAAACCAGATAAGCTTTCCTCTTTTAAAGCTTTTGCTGAGCTATGTGTTACAAGACAGATAATTACTGCAATAAAAACAGCAACTCGTCAGAAACACATTCCATTAAATACATATGTATCTTTAAATAAGCCTATATATGATGAAGAATCTGATAGGACTTTATTAGATATATTATCTGGTATTAAGGTAACAGACCCTGAAGAGTTAGTAATTAGTAGAGAAGAAGTAAATTATATAGAAAATGAAATAGGTCAGATACTCTCAGACCTTGAAATGGAAGTACTTATGTCTTATTTAGACGGTAAATCTTATCAAGAAATTGCCTGCGATTTAGACAGACATGCTAAGTCTATAGACAACGCACTTCAAAGGGTTAAGAGAAAACTTGAAAAATGTCTTGCTAAAGATAAAAAATAA